One Urechidicola croceus genomic window, TAAAACTGCTTGTACAAGAGAAAAAATTCCGACTAATAACGCAAGAATAATTGCAATAGTAGATTCAATTTCCGTTGTCAAAATTCTTGCGATTAAGACATTGACAATTATAAGATATACAGAAAAAGTAGATGGTAGGTAAGACCAACTTAAAGTATTATATATTTTTTTCAAGTCATTTTTACCTCCAAATACTTTTCCAGTTAATTTAATGAAAATCCCAACACTAAAATTTGAGATTAAGCCATAGATTATTCCAATTAGTAACATTCCAAGAATCGAAGCAATTGTATGCTCAAAACTTTCAATTTTTATTAGTCCTTTTGATTTCATTAAATAATAAATGAAAATGAAACCATTAGAACTAAAAAGCAATGAAACTTTAAACCAATTAATCTTTTCAGATTGAATTAATTCAAAAGTTTCTGTAGGTCTTTTCCAAAATGCAATTAGTCTATTCATATATTGTGCCTAACGTGTTTGTGTATGTTTCAGTGCGTAAAAGTACGCGGCAGATTTTCCGCTAGGAAAATCTGATGTTATAAAAGTGCGAAAACTTTGTGGATTGACCAAAAGTAAAGCATTGAATATAAACAGTGTTAGGTTTTAGTGCGCATAACAGTGTTATTTTTCGATTCTGAGTGAAAATCCGCCGTTATGAGATTCCGCCGTGAGTGAGTTTCATTCCGTTATAATTTTCCGCTCCAACTTTAAATTCCGCAAAGTTGAGTTTTTCACAGCAACATATAATTCCGTAAAATTGAGTTTTCCGTTTCAACTTTTCACTCCGTAAAGACTGGCAAAAATTCCGGTGTTATTTTCCTCCGCTGTTTTGTTTTTTTCGTGACAACTTTCAATTCCGCTGTAATTGCTCAAATACTGTCAGTTTTGAGTAGAGTTTTGCTATTTTTTATCAGTGTATTTTGTTTGTAAAGCATTAAACCTAACGGTCTCGGCTATGAGTAGTTGCGTGGTTTAGCACTTAACTTTGCAAGTACACACCAAACTGAAAATCCGCGAGGATTTTCAGAAGTAGGCGAGAACAAGCAATTACTTATAGCCATTGTTGTAAGTAGTGCTTTTTAATATTCTTGAATCAAAATTTCAGTTGGAATTCTTAAGTTCTGACTTAATTTTCTTATCATTTCTAAAGTCAGTTTACGTTTTTTGTTCATTATCTCGCTCACTCGACTTTTAAATCCAATATATTCTACCAAGTCCTTTTGTTTAAGTCCCATCTGTTCCATTCTAAAATTAATTGCAGAAATAGGGTCAGGCATTTCTATTGGAAATTTATCACTCTCATAGTTATCAATCAACACCGAAAGTATTTCCAATTCGTCTCCTTCTTTGGTTCCACGTTTTGCGT contains:
- a CDS encoding YIP1 family protein, coding for MNRLIAFWKRPTETFELIQSEKINWFKVSLLFSSNGFIFIYYLMKSKGLIKIESFEHTIASILGMLLIGIIYGLISNFSVGIFIKLTGKVFGGKNDLKKIYNTLSWSYLPSTFSVYLIIVNVLIARILTTEIESTIAIILALLVGIFSLVQAVLGIWQLILIYKGLKVAQELNGLKTILNYLTGAGIFGGIYYFLIYPYL
- a CDS encoding helix-turn-helix domain-containing protein, which codes for MEITPIRNEKDYQKALERLEVIFDAKRGTKEGDELEILSVLIDNYESDKFPIEMPDPISAINFRMEQMGLKQKDLVEYIGFKSRVSEIMNKKRKLTLEMIRKLSQNLRIPTEILIQEY